Proteins encoded within one genomic window of Fibrobacter sp. UWB16:
- a CDS encoding LuxR C-terminal-related transcriptional regulator, with product MFEHKCQSELTSRQKEILALLRKGLTNNEICKTLNISANTVKAHLANIYKILEVTNRTEAVSAKIDGNSEEAPNTGDVKKDLNIIFLKQKDLSAYPKANGLYYSLVEAIHQYRIFRITDTEDNSFDPAFSIDVSAAKDKDETLFLSVRLGSTHEMLWTTSVKISSDNILEIAQKAAMLLFRHIVLATANIKYTPQSPIPYWWYATAHCNIKFENRSKETFNYCKDMLTPLATGDIYSEQALYTLSLVYYIAILDNWGDTKEYTMQLAEFARKAMFNAPYSIYSQMIMAFYNIVIGNKSEAIAYFKQVIEANPQTIIARTILIQIYMLIGQNENALNLINECERLIPATAAQASIKQGKALILLLQGKYEECIKLSRQILLYTPKTTIFYLFIIFCYNKLGKFTESQAEIKELYKEHPDFGRPYVEHILKGVNPQMQQMFMDNLQNLFSVSNP from the coding sequence ACGAGATTTGCAAGACTTTGAACATTTCGGCAAATACGGTCAAAGCGCACCTAGCCAACATCTACAAAATTCTTGAAGTCACCAACAGAACAGAGGCTGTATCCGCAAAAATCGACGGAAATAGCGAAGAAGCCCCCAACACAGGCGACGTCAAGAAAGACCTCAACATCATTTTTCTCAAACAGAAAGACCTTTCCGCATACCCGAAGGCTAATGGTCTCTACTATTCTCTGGTAGAAGCCATTCACCAATACCGCATCTTCCGCATTACAGATACAGAAGACAACTCTTTTGACCCCGCCTTTTCAATTGACGTTTCGGCGGCCAAAGACAAAGACGAAACTTTATTCTTATCGGTAAGGCTCGGTTCAACGCACGAGATGCTTTGGACAACCTCTGTCAAAATCAGCTCAGACAACATTCTAGAGATTGCCCAGAAAGCGGCAATGCTTTTGTTCCGACACATCGTGCTTGCAACGGCCAATATAAAGTATACTCCCCAAAGTCCCATTCCCTATTGGTGGTACGCGACCGCGCATTGCAACATCAAGTTCGAAAACCGCAGCAAGGAAACATTCAACTACTGCAAGGACATGCTCACGCCTCTTGCCACTGGCGATATCTACAGCGAACAAGCGCTTTATACACTTTCACTTGTCTACTACATCGCAATTCTAGACAACTGGGGCGACACAAAAGAATACACCATGCAGCTGGCCGAATTCGCCCGCAAGGCCATGTTCAATGCGCCATATTCCATTTACTCGCAAATGATTATGGCCTTTTACAACATCGTTATCGGCAACAAGAGCGAAGCAATTGCTTATTTCAAGCAGGTCATCGAGGCAAACCCGCAGACGATCATCGCACGTACCATCCTTATCCAGATTTACATGCTGATTGGCCAGAACGAAAACGCGTTGAACCTCATCAACGAATGCGAGCGCCTGATTCCAGCAACTGCGGCACAAGCCTCCATCAAGCAAGGCAAGGCTCTCATATTGCTCTTGCAAGGCAAGTACGAAGAATGCATCAAGCTTTCTAGACAGATCTTGCTTTACACGCCAAAGACAACAATTTTCTACCTGTTCATCATTTTCTGTTACAACAAGCTCGGCAAGTTCACCGAAAGCCAAGCCGAAATCAAGGAACTCTACAAAGAACACCCGGATTTTGGCAGGCCCTACGTCGAACACATCCTGAAGGGCGTCAACCCGCAAATGCAACAGATGTTCATGGACAACCTCCAGAATCTTTTTTCTGTCAGTAACCCATAA